In Polaribacter sp. L3A8, a genomic segment contains:
- a CDS encoding malate dehydrogenase, translating into MKVSVVGAGAVGASCAEYIAIKDFAAEVVILDIKEGFAEGKAMDLMQTASLNGFDTKITGSTNDYSKTANSDVCVITSGIPRKPGMTREELIGINAGIVKTVSANLIEHSPNTIIIVVSNPMDTMTYLVHKTTSLPKNKIIGMGGALDSARFKYRLAEALGAPISDVDGMVIGGHSDKGMVPLIGKAARNSVVVSEFLSEERMDQVVQDTKVGGATLTGLLGTSAWYAPGAAVSAMVQAIACDTKKIFPCSALLEGEFGLSDLSIGVPCVLGANGIEKIVEISLTDAEKAKLAESAVGVKATNGLLEL; encoded by the coding sequence ATGAAAGTTTCAGTAGTAGGAGCAGGTGCAGTAGGAGCAAGTTGTGCAGAATACATCGCAATTAAAGATTTCGCAGCAGAAGTAGTTATTTTAGACATTAAAGAAGGTTTTGCAGAAGGGAAAGCAATGGACTTAATGCAAACTGCTTCTTTAAATGGTTTTGACACCAAAATAACAGGGAGTACAAATGATTATTCTAAAACAGCAAATTCTGATGTTTGTGTAATTACCTCTGGTATTCCTCGTAAACCAGGAATGACTCGTGAAGAATTAATTGGTATTAATGCAGGTATTGTAAAAACAGTTTCAGCTAACTTAATCGAACATTCTCCTAACACAATCATAATTGTAGTATCTAACCCAATGGATACAATGACTTACTTGGTTCACAAAACTACAAGTTTACCTAAAAACAAAATTATTGGAATGGGTGGTGCTTTAGACTCTGCTCGTTTTAAATACAGATTGGCAGAAGCTTTAGGAGCTCCTATTTCTGATGTTGACGGAATGGTTATTGGAGGTCACTCAGATAAAGGAATGGTACCATTAATAGGAAAAGCAGCTAGAAATAGTGTTGTTGTTTCAGAATTTTTATCTGAAGAACGTATGGATCAAGTTGTACAAGATACTAAAGTTGGTGGAGCAACCCTTACAGGTTTATTAGGTACTTCTGCTTGGTATGCTCCAGGTGCAGCAGTTTCTGCAATGGTTCAAGCAATTGCTTGTGATACTAAAAAAATATTCCCTTGTTCTGCTTTATTAGAAGGTGAATTTGGTTTAAGCGATTTATCAATTGGTGTACCTTGTGTATTAGGTGCTAACGGAATTGAAAAAATTGTTGAAATTAGCTTAACAGATGCTGAAAAAGCAAAATTAGCAGAATCTGCAGTTGGTGTAAAAGCAACTAACGGATTATTAGAATTATAA
- a CDS encoding DUF6588 family protein, with protein MRKGILIFIGVFALTFSAKAQDGFEEIILGGQEDSKKLLEGYFAPAMEGFISSMNNGWAHTAEVHKVLGFDLTIGASGALVPSSKEIFKVTGLTHNGGSYEGPTLMGESQGNTYTIEKDGQTISVEMPGGIAEDLPVSAVPAPTLQLNVGLPYKFEAMVRYFPETDFGDDGGSAKMIGLGLKKEITSWFGPLDKLPLHVSLLASYTTLNVIYGFENTDNEELTIENGAAEFDLKAFNVQALASLNFPFINVYGGIGYGSGNSDFKMNGTYTYDKDGANEEELTPPDLKFSAASFKTTLGARISLGFFKIFADYTLQEYNTVSAGIAFSIR; from the coding sequence ATGAGAAAAGGAATTTTAATTTTTATAGGTGTATTCGCCTTAACATTTAGCGCAAAAGCACAAGATGGTTTTGAAGAAATTATTCTAGGAGGACAAGAGGATTCTAAAAAGCTTCTTGAAGGTTATTTTGCTCCTGCAATGGAAGGCTTTATATCTTCAATGAATAATGGATGGGCTCACACCGCAGAAGTACATAAAGTTTTAGGATTCGATTTAACTATTGGAGCAAGTGGTGCTTTAGTTCCTTCTTCAAAAGAAATATTTAAGGTTACTGGACTAACACATAACGGAGGTTCTTATGAAGGACCTACTTTAATGGGAGAGAGCCAAGGAAATACATATACAATTGAAAAAGATGGACAAACAATCTCTGTAGAAATGCCTGGAGGTATTGCAGAAGACTTACCAGTAAGCGCTGTCCCTGCACCTACCCTACAATTAAACGTAGGTTTACCTTACAAATTTGAGGCAATGGTTCGTTATTTTCCAGAAACAGATTTTGGTGATGATGGAGGAAGTGCAAAAATGATTGGTTTAGGTTTAAAGAAAGAAATTACAAGCTGGTTTGGACCTTTAGACAAATTACCTCTACACGTTTCTTTACTTGCTTCCTACACTACTTTAAACGTAATATATGGCTTTGAAAATACTGACAATGAAGAACTTACTATAGAAAACGGAGCAGCAGAATTTGATTTAAAAGCTTTTAATGTACAAGCATTGGCTTCTTTAAACTTTCCTTTTATAAACGTATATGGAGGTATTGGTTATGGATCTGGAAACAGTGACTTTAAAATGAACGGAACCTACACTTATGACAAAGACGGCGCTAATGAAGAAGAATTAACGCCACCTGATTTAAAATTTTCTGCAGCAAGTTTTAAAACAACTCTTGGAGCAAGAATTAGCTTAGGTTTCTTTAAAATATTTGCAGATTACACCCTACAAGAATACAATACTGTTTCGGCAGGTATTGCATTTAGTATTAGATAG
- the gyrB gene encoding DNA topoisomerase (ATP-hydrolyzing) subunit B: protein MSEEKKNNYDASSIQALEGMEHVRMRPSMYIGDVGIRGLHHLVYEVVDNSIDEAMGGYCDTIDVTINEDNSVTTKDNGRGIPVGMHEKEGVSALQVVMTKIGAGGKFDKDSYKVSGGLHGVGVSCVNALSDLLVATVHKEGKVWQQEYSKGKALYPVKTVGESDFTGTIVTFLPDKTIFKQTTEFNYDTLATRMRELSFLNKGITITLTDKRNTDDEGNFISEVFHSDEGLPEFIKYLDSTREQLIGSVISMEGEKNGIPVEVAMVYNTSYAENLHSYVNNINTHEGGTHLSGFRRGLTGTLKKYADESGLLKNVKFDIAGDDFREGLTAIVSVKVQEPQFEGQTKTKLGNREVSAAVSQAVSEMLTDYLEENPNDAKIIVQKVILAATARHAARKAREMVQRKTVMSIGGLPGKLSDCSETDPAQCEIFLVEGDSAGGTAKQGRDRNFQAILPLRGKILNVEKAMQHKVFENEEIKNMFTALGVSIGTEEDPRALNLSKVRYHKVVIMCDADVDGSHIATLILTFFFRYMREMVEQGYIYIATPPLYLVKKGQKREYAWDDNQRDVIAQQMGGSVSVQRYKGLGEMNADQLWDTTMNPEFRTLRKVVIDNATEADRVFSMLMGDEVPPRRDFIERNAKYANIDV from the coding sequence ATGAGCGAAGAGAAAAAAAATAATTATGATGCTTCCAGTATTCAGGCACTGGAAGGAATGGAACACGTAAGAATGCGTCCTTCCATGTATATTGGAGATGTTGGTATACGTGGTTTACACCATTTAGTATATGAGGTTGTAGATAACTCTATTGATGAAGCAATGGGTGGTTATTGTGATACAATTGATGTTACTATAAATGAAGACAATTCTGTTACAACAAAAGATAACGGTCGTGGAATTCCTGTTGGAATGCACGAAAAAGAAGGCGTTTCTGCATTACAAGTTGTAATGACAAAAATTGGTGCCGGTGGTAAATTTGATAAAGATTCTTATAAAGTTTCTGGTGGTTTACACGGTGTTGGTGTTTCTTGTGTTAACGCACTTTCTGACCTTTTAGTAGCTACAGTTCATAAAGAAGGAAAAGTTTGGCAACAAGAATACTCTAAAGGAAAAGCATTATACCCAGTAAAAACTGTTGGAGAATCTGACTTTACAGGTACTATTGTTACTTTCTTACCAGACAAGACGATCTTTAAGCAAACTACAGAATTTAATTACGATACGCTGGCAACTCGTATGCGTGAATTATCTTTTTTAAATAAAGGAATCACCATTACGTTAACAGACAAAAGAAATACTGACGATGAAGGAAACTTTATTTCAGAAGTTTTTCATTCTGATGAAGGGTTACCAGAATTTATTAAATACCTAGATTCTACGCGTGAGCAATTAATTGGCTCTGTAATTTCTATGGAAGGTGAAAAAAATGGTATTCCTGTAGAAGTTGCTATGGTTTATAACACTTCTTATGCAGAAAACTTACACTCTTACGTAAACAACATTAATACTCATGAAGGTGGAACACACTTATCTGGTTTTAGACGTGGTTTAACAGGAACTTTAAAAAAGTATGCTGATGAATCTGGTTTACTTAAAAATGTAAAGTTTGATATTGCTGGAGATGATTTCCGTGAAGGTTTAACCGCTATTGTTTCTGTAAAAGTACAAGAACCACAGTTCGAGGGGCAAACAAAAACAAAATTAGGAAACAGAGAAGTTTCTGCCGCAGTTTCGCAAGCAGTTTCAGAAATGTTAACTGACTATTTAGAAGAAAACCCTAATGATGCTAAAATCATTGTTCAGAAAGTAATATTAGCAGCAACCGCAAGACACGCAGCACGTAAAGCCAGAGAAATGGTACAACGTAAAACGGTAATGTCTATTGGTGGTTTACCTGGTAAATTATCTGACTGTTCTGAAACGGATCCAGCACAATGTGAAATTTTCTTAGTTGAGGGAGATTCCGCAGGTGGAACAGCAAAACAAGGTAGAGATAGAAACTTTCAAGCAATCTTACCATTACGTGGTAAGATTTTGAATGTGGAAAAAGCAATGCAACATAAAGTTTTTGAAAACGAAGAGATCAAAAACATGTTTACTGCTTTAGGTGTTTCTATTGGTACAGAAGAAGATCCAAGAGCTTTAAACTTATCTAAAGTTCGTTATCATAAAGTAGTTATTATGTGTGATGCCGATGTAGATGGATCGCATATTGCTACCTTAATATTAACATTCTTTTTTAGATATATGAGAGAAATGGTAGAGCAAGGTTATATTTACATTGCAACACCGCCATTATATTTAGTTAAAAAAGGACAAAAGAGAGAATACGCTTGGGATGACAATCAACGTGATGTTATAGCACAACAAATGGGCGGTTCTGTAAGTGTACAACGTTATAAAGGTCTTGGAGAGATGAACGCAGACCAACTTTGGGACACAACCATGAATCCAGAATTTAGAACTTTACGTAAAGTTGTTATAGACAATGCAACAGAAGCAGATAGAGTATTCTCTATGTTAATGGGAGATGAAGTTCCACCTCGTAGAGATTTTATAGAAAGAAATGCAAAATACGCAAATATAGACGTATAA
- a CDS encoding amidase family protein — MESQIHKIHQQLVNKEISCTKLVQERLDLLKSNTHNTVNSLLDTLALELAAKVDAKIENGQEIGLLEGIPFGIKDVYMVQGTLTTASSDLLKKYKSPYTATAIQKLFDAGAIPLVKENCDSFGHGSSSENTIFGAVKNAINTDLVSGGSSGGSAVNVAKDFTVFSIGGDTGGSVRQPAGYNNVYGLKPTYGRISRFGLMAYASSTDCVGPIAKSIEDIRIVLNVMSGQDIKDQTTYQSEAISEENILNADEIKTVGYFKNFIENDAIDAKVKADFLATIEKIKAKGIEVKELDFFESDTLVSTYYTLAMAETASNLSRLDGTNYGNRIEGDTLKDTYSITRSENFSEESKRRIVGGNQVLSQGFSDEIYLKGLNVRDQIIANFEKDFKEVAIILSPVTPNSPPKIGDSLNDPLAMYLSDAYTVGFSLGQLPTLTVPQGTETGLQITAAKNNDELVLKFANFLKDMI, encoded by the coding sequence ATGGAATCGCAAATACATAAAATTCACCAGCAATTGGTGAACAAAGAAATTTCGTGTACAAAACTGGTACAAGAAAGATTAGATTTATTAAAATCGAACACCCACAATACTGTCAATTCACTTTTAGATACATTGGCGCTAGAATTAGCTGCAAAAGTTGATGCTAAGATTGAAAACGGACAAGAAATTGGTTTGTTAGAAGGAATTCCGTTCGGAATTAAAGATGTGTACATGGTACAAGGAACTTTAACAACGGCGAGTTCAGATTTACTTAAAAAATATAAATCGCCTTACACGGCAACTGCCATTCAGAAATTATTTGATGCAGGCGCAATACCGTTAGTAAAAGAAAATTGTGATTCTTTTGGACACGGTTCATCATCTGAAAACACCATTTTCGGAGCCGTTAAAAACGCAATCAATACAGATTTAGTTTCTGGTGGTTCTAGTGGAGGTTCTGCAGTAAATGTTGCCAAAGATTTTACAGTTTTTTCAATTGGTGGAGATACGGGAGGTTCTGTTCGTCAACCGGCAGGTTATAATAATGTCTACGGATTAAAACCAACCTACGGAAGAATTTCTAGATTTGGATTAATGGCATACGCATCTTCTACAGATTGTGTTGGACCCATTGCAAAATCGATAGAAGATATTAGAATTGTTTTAAATGTGATGAGTGGTCAAGATATTAAAGATCAAACCACGTATCAATCGGAAGCTATATCAGAAGAAAATATTTTAAATGCTGATGAAATAAAAACTGTTGGATACTTTAAAAATTTCATCGAAAACGATGCAATTGATGCAAAAGTAAAAGCGGACTTTTTAGCAACCATAGAAAAAATAAAAGCCAAAGGAATTGAAGTAAAAGAATTAGATTTCTTTGAGTCTGATACTTTAGTTTCTACCTACTATACTTTAGCAATGGCAGAAACAGCATCGAACCTTTCTAGATTAGATGGTACAAATTACGGAAATAGAATAGAGGGCGATACTTTAAAAGATACGTATTCTATTACACGATCAGAAAATTTCTCTGAAGAATCTAAACGTAGAATTGTTGGTGGAAACCAAGTATTATCTCAAGGTTTTTCTGATGAAATCTATTTAAAAGGATTAAATGTAAGAGATCAAATTATAGCTAATTTTGAAAAAGATTTTAAAGAAGTTGCTATTATTTTATCTCCAGTAACACCAAATTCGCCACCAAAAATTGGCGATAGTTTAAACGATCCTTTAGCAATGTATTTGTCTGATGCGTATACGGTTGGTTTTAGTTTAGGACAATTGCCAACGTTAACAGTGCCACAAGGAACAGAAACAGGATTGCAAATTACGGCAGCAAAAAATAATGACGAACTTGTTTTGAAGTTTGCTAACTTCTTAAAAGATATGATATAA
- the gatB/aspS gene encoding bifunctional amidotransferase subunit GatB/aspartate--tRNA ligase AspS → MELEQLNELIKKHDLELVIGIETHVRLNTKTKLFCSCANQEIEQPNQNICSVCTGQMGVLPSINKEAITKAIYFGKAVKSTFSNEVISWDRKHYEYPDNPKNIQITQFHNPVIPDGQVSCFRNDGSQFTVSLTQVHIEEDAAKLMHEKKVSLVDFNKAGVPLIEIVTDPCIRHIEDASTYAQYIQRIVQNLKISEANLEKGEFKSDVSVSLRKKHTYDLNPRTEIKNLNSFKFMVDALKEEIEKQLSYYVENKAFRPDQTTVLWDADLKQTKTMRKKEFEADYRFISEPDLPFVNIKKVVDSIHVDISSLPFAVESILIKGGVLPQDAKFFTADSLRSEVFVAINNKINDASFVAKTLVNNIGADEYENIHSVDQLIEIFQLFKEDKITSVLVQNGITSYLKDRTFDYKKYFEDNTISEDKIKAAVAKVVSENEATANDIKAGNQGKAGILVGKVIGIIGKGASGKVIRQEILNACSGDGIRKEKKETRSQEQETNNQQPTTKNQEEELPQVPIIIKEEYRTHKISQISEDSINDEVTLSGWVSSVRDHGELIFIDLRDSSNEVFQVRLSRETFPNLDELVKLKSESVISVTGIVVQRKEDDYNAGLRTGKLELETAALDILNLSKTLPFEIKRAMKSNENVRFQYKFLDHRNDEVRKAIVNRHRVIKLMRDILDEEEFLEIETPILTAGTDEGAREFIVPTRKQAGSFYTLPQAPQQFKQMLMVGGFEKYFQIARCFRDEDSRGDRQPEFTQLDIEMAYASMQQIIDLNTKMFNEIVKKIYGKKWTLRPFEVITYKDAMDKYGCDRPDLRYGLQMQDITDIVKDTTFQVFSKPIEDGGIVKCIKVSAAEQGNKRMSKGQIENLTAIAQQNGLGGLAYIIVNENDLQSPIIKFLGEEIAANIIKATDAQVGDIVFFSAADYATANKALDAVRQEMGRILKLINPKELRPAWVVDFPMFEKTDEGRWTFTHNPFSMPAIYDLEKHMTGEGEEIGTIIAQQYDLILNGYEIGGGSVRAHKAEILEATYKNMGYNKEEMMKSVGTMYKAFQYGAPPHGGIAWGVDRLMMILEKKASIREVMAFPKTGSSEDLLFNAPSILSDKKVEEMNVRIIRK, encoded by the coding sequence ATGGAACTGGAACAATTAAATGAGCTTATTAAAAAGCACGACTTAGAGTTAGTAATAGGTATTGAAACTCACGTTCGATTAAATACAAAAACAAAGTTATTCTGTTCTTGTGCAAATCAAGAAATAGAACAACCAAATCAAAATATATGTTCGGTTTGTACTGGGCAAATGGGAGTTTTACCTTCTATAAATAAAGAAGCAATTACCAAAGCTATTTATTTCGGTAAGGCAGTAAAATCTACTTTTTCTAATGAGGTAATTTCTTGGGATCGTAAACATTATGAATACCCAGATAACCCAAAGAATATTCAAATTACACAGTTTCACAATCCTGTAATTCCAGACGGACAAGTTTCTTGTTTTAGAAATGATGGCTCGCAATTTACAGTGAGTTTGACACAAGTTCATATTGAAGAGGATGCTGCAAAATTAATGCACGAAAAGAAAGTTTCTTTAGTAGATTTTAATAAAGCAGGTGTTCCGTTAATAGAAATTGTAACCGATCCTTGTATTCGTCATATAGAAGATGCATCAACATACGCACAATACATTCAAAGAATTGTTCAGAATTTAAAAATCTCTGAAGCAAATCTAGAAAAAGGAGAGTTTAAGTCGGATGTTTCTGTATCACTTAGAAAAAAACATACGTATGATTTAAACCCAAGAACAGAAATCAAAAACTTAAATTCTTTTAAGTTTATGGTAGATGCTTTAAAGGAAGAAATTGAAAAGCAATTAAGTTATTACGTAGAAAATAAAGCGTTTAGACCAGACCAAACAACGGTTTTATGGGATGCAGATTTAAAGCAGACTAAAACCATGCGTAAAAAGGAATTTGAAGCAGATTATCGTTTTATTTCTGAGCCAGATTTACCTTTTGTAAACATCAAAAAAGTTGTAGATAGTATACATGTTGATATTAGTTCTTTGCCTTTTGCAGTAGAATCTATTTTGATAAAAGGTGGCGTTTTACCACAAGATGCTAAGTTTTTTACTGCAGATTCTTTACGTTCAGAAGTTTTTGTTGCTATCAATAATAAAATAAATGATGCTTCTTTTGTTGCCAAAACATTGGTAAATAATATAGGTGCTGATGAGTATGAGAATATTCATAGTGTGGATCAGTTAATTGAAATTTTTCAATTATTTAAAGAAGATAAAATAACGTCTGTTTTAGTGCAAAACGGAATTACATCTTATTTAAAAGATAGAACTTTCGATTATAAAAAGTACTTTGAAGACAATACCATTTCTGAAGATAAAATTAAAGCTGCCGTTGCAAAAGTAGTTTCAGAAAACGAAGCAACTGCAAATGATATTAAAGCAGGAAACCAAGGGAAAGCAGGTATTCTTGTTGGTAAAGTAATTGGTATTATTGGTAAAGGAGCTTCAGGAAAAGTGATTCGTCAAGAAATATTAAATGCTTGTTCTGGTGATGGAATAAGGAAAGAGAAAAAAGAGACGAGAAGTCAAGAACAGGAAACCAACAACCAACAGCCAACAACCAAAAACCAAGAAGAGGAATTACCTCAAGTTCCTATTATTATAAAAGAGGAATACAGAACACATAAAATTTCTCAAATATCAGAAGATTCAATTAATGATGAGGTTACTTTATCGGGTTGGGTTTCTAGTGTTAGAGATCATGGTGAATTAATTTTTATTGATTTACGCGATTCAAGTAATGAGGTTTTTCAAGTACGTTTAAGTAGAGAAACATTTCCTAATTTAGATGAGCTTGTAAAATTAAAATCAGAATCTGTTATTTCTGTAACCGGAATTGTGGTGCAGCGTAAAGAAGATGATTATAATGCAGGTTTAAGAACCGGTAAATTAGAATTAGAAACAGCTGCTTTAGATATTTTAAACTTATCTAAAACGCTTCCTTTTGAAATAAAAAGAGCCATGAAATCGAACGAGAATGTTCGTTTTCAATATAAGTTTTTAGATCATAGAAATGATGAGGTTCGTAAAGCAATTGTAAACCGTCATAGAGTAATCAAGCTAATGCGTGATATCTTAGATGAAGAAGAGTTTTTAGAAATTGAAACGCCTATTTTAACTGCAGGTACAGACGAAGGAGCAAGAGAATTTATTGTGCCTACAAGAAAACAAGCAGGTTCTTTTTACACGTTACCACAAGCGCCACAACAATTTAAGCAAATGTTGATGGTAGGTGGTTTTGAAAAATATTTTCAAATAGCACGTTGTTTTAGAGATGAGGATTCTCGTGGAGATAGACAACCAGAATTCACACAATTAGATATAGAAATGGCGTACGCAAGTATGCAGCAAATTATCGATTTAAACACCAAAATGTTTAATGAAATTGTCAAAAAAATATATGGTAAAAAATGGACTTTACGTCCGTTTGAAGTAATTACGTATAAAGATGCAATGGATAAATATGGTTGTGATAGACCAGATTTACGTTATGGCTTACAAATGCAAGACATTACAGATATTGTAAAAGATACCACATTCCAGGTTTTTAGTAAACCAATTGAAGACGGCGGAATTGTAAAATGTATTAAAGTTTCTGCAGCAGAGCAAGGAAACAAACGTATGTCTAAAGGACAAATAGAAAACTTAACAGCTATTGCACAACAAAATGGTTTAGGTGGTTTGGCATATATTATTGTAAATGAAAACGATTTACAATCGCCAATTATTAAGTTTTTAGGAGAAGAAATTGCAGCAAATATTATAAAAGCTACAGATGCACAAGTTGGTGATATTGTATTTTTCTCAGCAGCAGATTATGCAACAGCAAACAAAGCATTAGATGCGGTTCGTCAAGAAATGGGGCGTATTTTAAAGTTGATCAATCCTAAAGAATTAAGACCAGCGTGGGTTGTAGATTTCCCAATGTTTGAAAAAACAGATGAAGGAAGATGGACATTTACACACAATCCTTTTTCTATGCCTGCAATCTATGACTTAGAAAAGCACATGACTGGAGAAGGAGAAGAAATAGGAACCATTATAGCGCAACAATACGATTTAATCTTAAACGGTTACGAGATTGGTGGAGGTTCTGTTCGTGCTCACAAAGCAGAAATTTTAGAAGCAACCTATAAAAATATGGGTTACAATAAAGAAGAAATGATGAAAAGTGTGGGTACGATGTACAAAGCTTTTCAGTATGGAGCGCCACCTCACGGAGGAATTGCTTGGGGAGTAGACAGATTAATGATGATTTTAGAAAAGAAAGCTTCTATTAGAGAGGTAATGGCTTTTCCTAAAACAGGTTCATCAGAAGATTTATTATTTAATGCACCATCAATTTTATCTGATAAAAAGGTAGAAGAAATGAATGTTAGAATTATTAGGAAATAG
- a CDS encoding type II toxin-antitoxin system RelE/ParE family toxin, whose translation MVTSISIVWSDKAKADLRYIHDRILDRTKSRNNAKNVKLDILHASKNIEFVEQYQVDEFLGKPFRRIIVRHFKLIYFVESKSSIIILEVFDSYRNPIEIRR comes from the coding sequence ATGGTTACTTCAATTAGTATTGTTTGGTCAGATAAAGCAAAAGCAGATTTAAGATATATTCATGATAGAATACTAGATAGAACGAAATCTAGAAACAACGCTAAAAATGTTAAACTAGATATTTTACATGCAAGTAAAAATATCGAGTTTGTTGAACAGTATCAAGTAGATGAATTTTTAGGAAAACCATTTAGACGTATAATTGTTAGACACTTTAAACTAATTTATTTCGTGGAAAGTAAATCTTCAATTATAATTTTAGAAGTATTCGATTCTTATCGAAATCCTATTGAAATAAGAAGGTAA
- a CDS encoding anthranilate synthase component I family protein codes for MKKLQFKTIHKTKIADTVTPVGLYLRFRDKYANTLLLESSDYHSKEESFSFIAVEPIVSMKVDNYQFSVSHKGTQLDEQPINKNFYELFDKFTNSIELDCPAELKSFNGLYGYTTFDSVQYFENIKFKNKKAPSAIPEMQYSFYRFIIAINHFNDEMTLIENIEKGTESRIKEVQTIIDAQAFNTQKFEIVGEETSNVTGEEFKDYVRKAKYHCKRGDVFQLVLSRQFQQKFKGDEFNVYRALRSINPSPYLFYFDYGSFKLMGSSPEAQIKISGGKATINPIAGTFRRTGDMAEDIKLGKKLSEDKKETAEHVMLVDLARNDLSKHADKVTVEVFKEVQYFSHVIHLVSTVRGKIKGNPIEIVGDTFPAGTLSGAPKYKAMELIDKYENQTRGFYGGAVGIIGLDGSVNLAIAIRSFVSKNNVLYSQAGAGIVIHSDEEKELQEVNNKLAALNKALILAENI; via the coding sequence ATGAAAAAATTACAGTTTAAAACAATTCACAAAACAAAGATTGCAGATACCGTTACACCGGTAGGTTTGTACCTGCGTTTTAGAGACAAATACGCTAACACTTTGTTGTTAGAAAGTTCAGATTATCATAGTAAAGAAGAAAGTTTCTCATTTATTGCCGTGGAGCCAATTGTTTCTATGAAAGTAGATAATTATCAGTTTTCTGTTTCTCACAAAGGAACACAACTAGATGAACAACCTATTAACAAAAACTTTTATGAGTTATTCGATAAATTTACCAATTCTATAGAATTAGATTGTCCGGCCGAATTAAAATCATTCAACGGATTATACGGGTATACTACTTTTGATTCTGTTCAGTATTTTGAGAATATTAAATTTAAAAACAAAAAAGCACCTTCTGCAATTCCAGAAATGCAATACAGTTTTTACCGTTTTATTATTGCCATCAATCATTTTAATGATGAAATGACGTTGATAGAAAATATAGAAAAAGGTACCGAGTCTCGTATTAAAGAAGTTCAGACGATTATCGATGCACAAGCATTTAATACGCAGAAATTCGAAATTGTAGGCGAAGAAACTTCCAATGTTACAGGTGAAGAATTTAAGGACTATGTAAGAAAAGCAAAATATCACTGTAAAAGAGGAGATGTTTTTCAATTGGTTTTATCACGCCAATTTCAACAAAAATTTAAAGGAGACGAATTTAATGTGTATAGAGCATTGCGTTCTATAAACCCGTCGCCATATTTATTTTATTTCGATTATGGTTCATTCAAATTAATGGGCTCTTCACCAGAAGCACAAATTAAAATATCCGGAGGTAAGGCAACTATTAACCCAATTGCAGGTACGTTTAGAAGAACGGGCGATATGGCAGAAGACATTAAGCTGGGTAAAAAATTATCCGAAGATAAAAAGGAAACGGCAGAACACGTTATGTTGGTAGATTTAGCCCGTAACGATTTAAGCAAACATGCCGATAAAGTTACGGTAGAGGTTTTTAAAGAAGTGCAGTATTTTAGCCACGTAATTCACTTAGTTTCTACGGTTAGAGGTAAGATTAAAGGAAACCCAATAGAAATTGTTGGAGACACTTTTCCTGCCGGAACCTTAAGTGGTGCGCCAAAGTACAAAGCAATGGAGCTGATAGACAAATATGAAAATCAAACTCGTGGTTTTTATGGAGGAGCAGTCGGAATTATCGGTTTAGATGGTTCTGTAAATTTAGCGATTGCCATTCGTTCTTTTGTGAGTAAAAACAACGTTTTGTATTCGCAAGCAGGCGCAGGAATCGTTATTCATTCCGATGAAGAAAAGGAATTACAAGAAGTAAATAATAAATTAGCAGCGTTAAATAAAGCGTTAATTTTAGCAGAAAATATATAA
- a CDS encoding anthranilate synthase component II: protein MKILILDNYDSFTYNLVHMVEKITGNFPAVFRNDEISIADVGTYDIIMLSPGPGIPDEAGILKEVIKTYAGVKPIFGVCLGLQAITEVFGGKIINLDDVFHGVATEMRVSDPSATIFKDVSETFMAARYHSWAATDEGFPEEIQVTARDEDGLIQAIEHKIFPISAVQFHPESILTDVGEQLVTNFINSVKK, encoded by the coding sequence ATGAAAATATTAATTTTAGATAATTACGATTCGTTTACCTACAATTTGGTACACATGGTAGAAAAAATTACAGGAAACTTTCCTGCGGTTTTTAGAAATGACGAAATCAGTATTGCAGATGTAGGTACGTATGATATCATTATGTTATCTCCAGGTCCAGGAATTCCGGATGAAGCAGGAATCTTAAAGGAAGTCATTAAAACATACGCCGGTGTAAAACCAATATTCGGAGTTTGTTTAGGTTTACAAGCAATAACAGAAGTTTTCGGAGGGAAAATCATCAATTTAGACGATGTTTTTCACGGAGTTGCCACAGAAATGAGGGTCTCAGACCCTTCAGCCACAATTTTTAAAGATGTTTCTGAAACATTTATGGCAGCACGTTATCATTCTTGGGCAGCAACAGATGAAGGTTTTCCAGAAGAAATACAAGTAACCGCAAGAGATGAAGATGGATTAATTCAGGCAATTGAGCACAAAATATTTCCAATATCTGCGGTTCAATTTCATCCAGAATCTATTTTAACAGATGTTGGTGAGCAGTTGGTTACTAATTTTATTAATAGTGTAAAAAAGTAA